In Fervidobacterium nodosum Rt17-B1, one genomic interval encodes:
- a CDS encoding glycoside hydrolase family 16 protein has product MREKLLLLIMVLLVLLSTVGCSFTKEEYALLKSDKWKLIWSDEFNGKEVDRTKWNFQIGNNNGWGNGEWQYYTDGKNAWIENGMLVIEARKEVVKDSKGTYNYTSTRMTTENKFSIQYGKIEARLKFPQGKGLWPAFWMLGENFRYVGWPTCGEIDIVEFLGHDKKTVYGTMHGPGYSGSYGISGKYMIDVTTKPSFVDDFHVFGIIWDEEKIIWYVDDEIYHAVYKKAIENRGKVWVFDNPFFIILNLAVGGYWPGYPDNTTPFPARFYIDYVRVYTLDEE; this is encoded by the coding sequence ATGAGAGAAAAGTTGCTGTTATTAATTATGGTTTTATTAGTACTTCTTTCTACAGTTGGTTGTTCTTTCACAAAGGAGGAATATGCGTTGTTAAAAAGCGATAAATGGAAATTAATCTGGTCTGATGAATTTAATGGAAAAGAGGTAGATAGAACAAAATGGAACTTCCAAATTGGAAATAACAACGGTTGGGGTAACGGTGAATGGCAGTACTATACAGATGGAAAAAACGCGTGGATAGAAAACGGGATGCTTGTTATCGAAGCAAGAAAAGAAGTTGTAAAAGACTCAAAAGGTACATATAATTACACTTCAACGAGGATGACAACGGAAAATAAATTCAGTATCCAATACGGAAAAATAGAGGCAAGATTAAAATTTCCTCAAGGTAAAGGACTCTGGCCAGCATTTTGGATGCTTGGTGAGAATTTCAGGTACGTAGGCTGGCCTACCTGCGGTGAAATAGATATAGTTGAATTTCTTGGTCACGATAAAAAGACAGTTTATGGAACAATGCATGGACCTGGGTACAGCGGAAGTTACGGAATTAGTGGAAAATATATGATTGATGTAACTACCAAACCATCTTTTGTTGATGATTTCCATGTATTCGGCATTATTTGGGATGAAGAAAAGATAATATGGTACGTTGACGATGAAATATACCATGCGGTTTACAAAAAAGCCATAGAAAATCGTGGAAAAGTTTGGGTCTTTGATAATCCATTCTTTATCATACTGAATCTTGCCGTAGGTGGCTATTGGCCAGGTTATCCAGATAATACAACACCCTTCCCGGCCAGATTTTACATTGATTATGTAAGAGTGTATACATTAGATGAAGAGTAA
- a CDS encoding beta-glucosidase translates to MFEDTKIEEIIKSMTMEEKINFVVGVGATWIEGNPKPKVKGAAGDTFEIPRLGIPRTVLADGPAGLRIDPERENDENKYHATAFPVETMLASTWNREVLKKVGEAMGEEVREYGVDILLAPAINIHRNPLGGRNFEYYSEDPLLTGEMAASFVEGVQSQGVGACIKHFVANEQETNRMTIDTIVSERTLREIYLKPFEIAIKKAKPWTVMSSYNKLNGYYTSQNKWLLMKVLRDEWQFDGFVMTDWFAGDSAAKQLMAGNDLIMPGKSFQIVPHLRPKDERDDIKEALEKGELTEEIIDERIRNILRILFKTPAFKGYKYSNKPNLEKHAKISYEAGCEGVVLLKNDDVLPISKDTKFALFGTGQIETIRGGTGSGETHPMYTVNFLDGVLERGLSVDQELAKLYREKIEEFRSGDYKVTRGSWGEEIKPKLPENFIQESQLEEIAKRNEVAVVIITRISGEGYDRKAEKGDYYLSDDEFELLKSVSEIFRKHNKKVIVVLNIGSPIEVESWKNLCDGILLVWQPGQEAGRILADVLTGDVNPSGKLPTTFPKDYNDVPSRSFPGEPRDNPTVIVYDEGIYVGYRYYDTFRVEPSYEFGFGLSYTTFEYSNLSIKRVGSKFVVEFDIKNTGNRSGKEVAQLYVRAPIVKIDKPYQELKAFEKTKLLEPGEVQHIIIELFASDLASFDGNSWIVEEGEYEFRIGASSRDIRLIGKIKI, encoded by the coding sequence ATGTTTGAAGATACAAAGATTGAGGAAATTATAAAAAGTATGACAATGGAAGAAAAGATTAATTTTGTTGTTGGTGTTGGGGCTACTTGGATAGAAGGAAATCCAAAACCAAAAGTTAAAGGTGCAGCAGGTGACACATTTGAGATACCAAGACTCGGGATTCCTAGAACGGTACTTGCAGATGGACCTGCTGGACTTCGTATAGACCCAGAAAGAGAAAATGATGAAAATAAATATCACGCAACGGCTTTCCCAGTTGAAACGATGTTAGCCTCAACATGGAATAGGGAAGTTCTAAAAAAAGTTGGAGAAGCCATGGGAGAAGAAGTTAGAGAGTACGGAGTAGATATTCTTCTTGCACCAGCGATAAACATACACAGAAATCCATTGGGTGGAAGAAATTTTGAATACTACTCAGAAGATCCTCTACTAACAGGAGAAATGGCGGCGAGTTTCGTTGAAGGCGTGCAATCTCAAGGAGTAGGTGCATGTATAAAACACTTTGTTGCAAACGAACAGGAAACAAATAGGATGACGATAGATACAATTGTTTCTGAAAGGACTCTGAGAGAAATTTACCTTAAACCATTTGAAATAGCTATTAAAAAAGCTAAACCATGGACTGTAATGAGTTCATACAATAAACTCAATGGATATTACACTTCACAAAACAAATGGTTATTAATGAAGGTCTTAAGAGATGAATGGCAATTCGATGGTTTTGTTATGACAGACTGGTTTGCAGGAGACAGCGCTGCAAAACAACTTATGGCTGGAAACGATTTGATAATGCCTGGAAAGTCTTTCCAAATTGTTCCACATTTGAGGCCAAAAGACGAAAGAGATGATATAAAAGAAGCTCTTGAAAAAGGTGAGCTCACAGAAGAGATAATAGATGAAAGAATAAGGAATATCCTCCGAATTCTTTTCAAAACACCGGCATTCAAAGGTTATAAATATTCAAATAAACCGAATTTAGAAAAACACGCAAAAATTTCTTACGAAGCAGGCTGTGAAGGTGTGGTATTATTGAAAAATGATGATGTATTGCCAATTTCAAAGGACACAAAATTTGCGTTATTTGGAACTGGACAAATTGAAACGATACGCGGTGGAACGGGTAGCGGAGAAACTCACCCAATGTACACTGTTAACTTCTTAGATGGTGTATTAGAAAGAGGTTTAAGCGTTGATCAAGAATTAGCCAAACTTTACAGAGAAAAAATTGAAGAATTCAGAAGCGGAGATTACAAAGTTACTAGAGGAAGTTGGGGAGAAGAAATAAAACCTAAACTACCTGAAAATTTCATCCAAGAATCACAACTCGAAGAAATTGCAAAAAGAAATGAAGTCGCTGTTGTTATTATAACGAGAATATCCGGAGAAGGTTACGACAGAAAAGCAGAAAAGGGAGATTATTATCTTAGTGATGATGAATTTGAACTTTTGAAAAGTGTATCAGAGATATTTAGAAAACACAACAAAAAGGTCATCGTTGTTCTTAACATTGGTTCACCTATAGAAGTTGAAAGTTGGAAAAATTTATGCGATGGTATATTACTTGTTTGGCAACCAGGTCAAGAAGCTGGAAGAATTCTTGCAGATGTTCTTACTGGAGACGTAAATCCATCAGGAAAATTGCCAACAACATTCCCAAAAGATTACAATGATGTTCCATCGCGTTCGTTCCCGGGTGAACCGAGAGATAATCCAACTGTCATTGTATACGATGAAGGGATATACGTAGGATACAGATATTATGATACATTTAGAGTAGAGCCATCATACGAATTTGGTTTTGGACTTTCTTATACAACATTTGAATATTCGAACTTGTCGATTAAACGTGTTGGTTCAAAATTTGTTGTTGAATTTGACATAAAAAATACAGGCAACAGGTCAGGTAAAGAAGTGGCACAACTTTACGTAAGAGCACCAATTGTGAAGATAGACAAGCCATACCAAGAATTGAAAGCATTTGAGAAAACAAAACTATTAGAACCAGGCGAAGTACAACACATTATTATTGAATTATTCGCATCCGATTTAGCTTCTTTCGATGGAAACTCATGGATTGTAGAGGAAGGTGAATACGAATTCCGCATAGGTGCGTCCTCAAGAGACATAAGACTGATTGGAAAAATAAAGATATGA
- a CDS encoding carbohydrate ABC transporter permease, whose product MKKIHFSYYKHLKDPATKFIIYFILIGVGYAYLYPLLYMITTSFMSVEDLVNPTVNWIPTKLTLENFSKAWKVLDATKSLLNSVYMSSIPALFQTLVTALIAYGLSRFEFPLKRFWIFLMLATFLIPSQVTLVTKYMLFSRLNLTGKPFVSFLPALTGQGIRSAIFILLYYNFFNMLPKTFDEAAELDGANSFQIFYKIVFPLSIPAIVTTFIFSLVWYWNETLLTGLLLGNNIKTIPIALRDFVARYAVMFPTADGSAANRINEGIRMSATLITILPLLITYLILQRQFVESLERTGITGE is encoded by the coding sequence ATGAAAAAAATACATTTTTCATACTATAAGCATTTAAAAGACCCTGCTACAAAATTCATCATATACTTTATATTAATCGGCGTTGGATACGCATATTTGTATCCTCTCCTTTATATGATAACAACATCGTTCATGAGTGTTGAAGATCTTGTTAACCCAACGGTGAATTGGATTCCAACTAAGCTAACATTAGAAAATTTTTCCAAAGCATGGAAAGTTCTTGATGCCACAAAATCATTGTTAAACAGTGTTTACATGTCTTCTATCCCTGCTTTGTTTCAAACGTTGGTAACAGCGTTAATCGCTTACGGACTTTCAAGGTTTGAATTCCCTCTGAAACGATTTTGGATATTTTTAATGTTGGCGACTTTCTTGATACCATCACAGGTTACTTTAGTTACTAAGTATATGCTTTTCAGTAGATTGAATCTTACCGGAAAACCTTTTGTTAGTTTTCTCCCTGCTTTAACTGGACAAGGAATTAGAAGTGCAATTTTTATACTTTTGTATTACAACTTTTTCAACATGCTTCCCAAAACTTTTGATGAAGCTGCCGAATTAGATGGTGCGAATTCCTTCCAAATATTCTATAAGATAGTTTTTCCGCTTTCAATTCCAGCGATAGTAACGACTTTCATATTCTCGCTTGTGTGGTATTGGAACGAAACGCTATTGACGGGCTTACTACTTGGTAATAATATAAAAACTATACCAATAGCGTTGAGAGATTTTGTGGCAAGGTATGCTGTTATGTTTCCAACTGCTGATGGGAGCGCCGCAAATAGAATTAACGAGGGCATAAGAATGTCAGCAACACTTATTACTATACTTCCACTTTTGATTACGTATCTCATATTGCAGCGTCAGTTTGTTGAAAGTCTTGAAAGAACGGGAATAACGGGTGAATAA
- a CDS encoding carbohydrate ABC transporter permease — translation MRMTRKTRKAISGYIYISPWIAGFLIFTAYPFFYSLYLSFFNVNFTVEGIKATFVGLKYYIYAFRTDPAFPINFWNTILSIVLSTPLILVFSLIIAILLNNKLRARAFFRLLYFLPVVIISGPVISELVANNAAQIVDPRRYFIYKFFMVMPNTISYPFIYMFNNLVLILWFSGVQILFFLAGLQKISSSVYEAAKIDGANSWIIFWKITLPLIRPFLLINAIYTIVDLASFANNPVNTSITQRMFDIDKPYSYSSALSWIYFAAVMIIIGIAFLLFRERGYKK, via the coding sequence ATGAGAATGACAAGAAAGACGAGGAAAGCTATAAGTGGATATATATACATTTCACCATGGATCGCTGGTTTTCTTATATTCACAGCTTATCCATTCTTCTATTCACTTTATTTAAGCTTTTTCAATGTTAATTTCACCGTTGAAGGAATAAAAGCAACATTCGTTGGTTTGAAATATTACATATACGCATTTAGAACAGATCCGGCTTTTCCAATTAATTTCTGGAATACTATCTTGAGCATAGTACTTTCAACACCTCTGATTTTAGTATTCTCTCTCATAATAGCTATACTTTTGAACAATAAACTTAGGGCTCGTGCATTCTTTAGATTGCTTTACTTCCTGCCAGTGGTTATTATTAGCGGTCCTGTTATTTCTGAACTTGTTGCAAACAACGCAGCACAGATAGTTGATCCAAGAAGATACTTTATATACAAATTTTTTATGGTTATGCCTAATACTATTAGTTATCCATTCATATATATGTTTAATAACTTAGTGCTGATACTTTGGTTTTCAGGTGTGCAAATTCTATTCTTCTTGGCTGGGCTTCAAAAAATAAGTAGTAGTGTATATGAAGCCGCAAAAATAGATGGTGCAAATAGCTGGATTATATTCTGGAAAATCACTTTACCACTGATAAGGCCATTTTTACTCATCAATGCAATATACACAATCGTTGATTTGGCATCATTTGCGAATAACCCAGTTAATACAAGTATTACTCAAAGGATGTTTGATATTGATAAACCATATTCGTACTCGTCGGCACTCTCTTGGATTTACTTTGCAGCGGTTATGATAATAATTGGAATCGCATTTTTACTGTTCAGAGAAAGGGGGTACAAAAAATGA
- a CDS encoding DUF5696 domain-containing protein: MLGISDKIKTLILILMILPVIFLPQTVGNEFLSNRFTRPDKPVAVASKFTTEGYTKIAENNILELWINISTSSVRIVDKRNGYVWGDVLEDSEAFNEMNDVWKFIAKSLVMIEYFDERGISNVMGSADGQVDKRFSKIQNGFTYTFYFKPIGISLDVTVELKDEKVVFSLKKSSIKEKGSFTLASVMFAPFIGSVVSNEIEGYIFVPDGPGALIRFSKPAHYLNWFEKRTYGKDYGIENLTSVNDLRSRRPNDFLREEPNVLTPVFGISHGTKNNAIFGVVTSGKEYSAIVAYPSGILSNYNWATAKFIYRQKYLQPTSRSGAGIQVAQNKMNNFDARLELNFLVGYDADYVGMAKFYREKYLSNLLRKTTKTGNVPIAITIIASDIEKKVIGYGTIPITTAEDMKNIVSDFNKMGIKNVKVLIDGWQSGGVHGSKISKVSFEEKIGGERQLLDFLNYAKKLGYEVYFVDNVTKVSEKQINLKKEVGINLSQSVIYEERDNKDLWLYRSYYTNVKLASEYLEKKSSILTSKGITNIAIKEYANKLYGDLRYGSEFERWQALNLVKKTLENISSRMNSLYLYTPNDYTWKFADGFLETPMNNSQYLFETDTVPFLQIVLSGSIDYYTPYINNSFFSREDILKSIEYGALPSFILTWVDNYKIKKTPLWDYPSTKFADWKEKILEVYNEINDALKNVRGYKIVDRIVLEPGVVLVVYENKKAILVNYTNDIYKFDKKLVNPRSWICFKYNSANLVSGVDRK; the protein is encoded by the coding sequence GTGTTAGGAATATCCGATAAAATTAAAACTTTAATTTTAATATTGATGATCTTACCTGTAATATTTTTACCACAGACAGTTGGCAATGAATTTTTGTCAAATAGATTCACAAGACCTGATAAACCTGTTGCAGTTGCTTCTAAATTCACAACCGAAGGTTACACAAAAATAGCTGAGAATAACATATTAGAATTATGGATAAATATTTCCACTTCATCAGTAAGAATTGTAGATAAAAGAAATGGATACGTATGGGGAGATGTATTAGAAGACTCAGAGGCATTCAATGAGATGAACGATGTTTGGAAATTTATAGCCAAATCACTTGTTATGATTGAATACTTCGACGAACGTGGTATATCGAACGTTATGGGAAGTGCAGACGGGCAAGTAGATAAGAGATTTTCAAAAATACAAAACGGATTTACTTATACATTCTATTTCAAACCAATTGGTATATCACTCGATGTTACTGTCGAACTCAAAGATGAGAAAGTTGTATTTTCTTTAAAGAAATCATCAATTAAAGAGAAAGGAAGTTTTACCCTTGCTTCTGTAATGTTCGCACCATTTATTGGAAGCGTTGTATCAAACGAAATAGAAGGTTATATCTTTGTTCCAGATGGACCGGGTGCGTTAATTAGGTTTTCAAAACCAGCGCACTATTTAAACTGGTTTGAAAAAAGAACATACGGTAAGGACTATGGTATCGAGAATCTTACTTCTGTTAACGACCTTCGTTCAAGAAGACCTAACGATTTTTTGAGAGAAGAGCCAAATGTACTTACACCAGTATTTGGAATTTCTCACGGTACCAAGAACAATGCCATTTTCGGTGTTGTTACTTCTGGAAAAGAGTACTCTGCGATAGTTGCATACCCCAGCGGAATACTCAGCAATTACAATTGGGCAACGGCAAAGTTCATATACAGGCAAAAATACCTTCAACCAACGAGTAGAAGTGGAGCTGGGATACAAGTTGCACAAAATAAGATGAACAATTTTGATGCAAGATTGGAACTTAATTTCCTTGTAGGTTACGATGCTGATTACGTGGGAATGGCAAAGTTTTACAGAGAAAAATACTTATCAAATCTTTTAAGAAAAACTACAAAGACAGGCAATGTTCCAATCGCTATTACTATTATAGCTTCTGATATTGAAAAAAAAGTTATCGGTTATGGCACAATTCCTATTACAACAGCTGAAGATATGAAAAATATAGTAAGTGATTTTAATAAAATGGGAATTAAGAATGTTAAAGTACTTATCGACGGTTGGCAAAGTGGTGGAGTGCATGGAAGTAAGATAAGTAAAGTGTCGTTTGAAGAAAAAATAGGTGGTGAAAGACAATTACTTGATTTTCTAAATTACGCAAAAAAATTAGGTTACGAAGTATACTTTGTCGACAATGTGACAAAAGTGAGTGAAAAACAGATAAATTTAAAGAAAGAAGTAGGCATAAACCTTTCCCAATCTGTTATTTACGAAGAGCGGGATAATAAAGATCTATGGCTTTACAGGTCATATTACACAAACGTAAAACTTGCAAGTGAATATTTAGAAAAGAAATCTTCAATTCTTACATCAAAAGGCATCACAAACATAGCGATAAAGGAATACGCGAATAAACTTTACGGCGATTTGAGATACGGTTCAGAGTTTGAAAGATGGCAAGCATTAAACCTTGTTAAAAAAACGCTCGAAAATATTTCATCTAGAATGAATAGTTTATATTTATATACACCAAACGATTACACATGGAAATTTGCAGATGGTTTTCTTGAAACTCCTATGAACAACAGTCAGTACTTATTTGAGACTGATACTGTTCCTTTCCTGCAAATAGTTTTGAGCGGTTCGATTGACTACTATACACCGTATATAAACAACAGCTTCTTTTCAAGAGAAGATATCCTTAAATCAATTGAATATGGTGCATTACCTTCATTCATATTAACATGGGTGGATAATTACAAGATAAAGAAAACACCACTTTGGGATTATCCTTCAACAAAATTTGCCGACTGGAAAGAGAAGATATTAGAAGTGTACAACGAGATAAACGATGCTCTAAAAAATGTACGTGGTTACAAGATAGTTGACAGAATTGTTCTTGAACCTGGAGTGGTACTAGTTGTTTATGAAAATAAAAAAGCCATTCTTGTAAATTACACAAACGATATTTACAAATTTGATAAAAAGCTTGTTAATCCACGTTCGTGGATTTGTTTCAAATACAATTCAGCAAATCTGGTAAGTGGAGTTGATAGAAAATGA
- a CDS encoding YIP1 family protein → MKRIKNSLIVFFLLLNILLFSVDSTFLTYTVAGNNIWKVTQDAYIVSEVLFRDYNLYYPEDLFIKGSKMYIADSGNARIVVYDMETGEATSIGDFKLWQPTGVFVTDEYIYVADPGSSEVVIFNLRGEEVKRIGRPTNPIFGETANYKPKKLVVNKRGNLYIVSEGTFEGIIQLDKDGEFLGYFGSNLVGVTLLDKFIDLFYTREQKEKFLHRIPKPYTNITIDDKGLIYTVTQKEYGNAIKKHNTIGLNILSASKERRMVDEDNFVDIAVDKDGRIYALTETGLIYEYDSEGNLIFSFGGRAISTERSGLFSVASAIEIDEMGKLYVLDKERGLVHVIVPTEYANILHQALNLYEQGKYIESKRLWEKVMTYDGYSKIAHYGLGKAYFQSARYDKAALHFKEAFARRDYSDAFWEMRNNFLQKNMGIILSLLVIIILIFTIIDLLSRYGKIKIKFHVKNKLLSDVLYIKNILRHPLDTFYYLQKKKHGSVLSASIIYLMFLLVILVDYFGRSFIFNLNTSDRNVGFVLLTSSSILFLWIISNWLVSSINDGKGTLRDIYVFTAYSFAPYILFQPLVILSTYVLTYNEKFLIDFASMFLISWSAVMLFTGVKETHDYDIKNTVKSILFTLGWVFVIILVYSIVYMLWDQLVETAFSIVQEVLYRVRNIR, encoded by the coding sequence GTGAAGCGTATCAAAAATTCATTAATTGTGTTTTTTCTATTACTAAATATTCTCTTGTTTTCTGTCGACAGTACTTTCTTAACATACACGGTCGCTGGAAACAATATTTGGAAGGTAACACAGGATGCTTACATAGTAAGCGAGGTACTTTTTAGAGATTACAATTTGTACTATCCAGAAGATTTATTTATCAAAGGTTCTAAGATGTACATAGCCGATTCTGGGAATGCTAGAATTGTTGTTTACGATATGGAAACTGGAGAAGCAACTAGTATTGGTGATTTTAAACTTTGGCAACCAACTGGTGTTTTTGTAACAGATGAATACATTTATGTAGCCGATCCTGGAAGTTCTGAAGTTGTTATTTTCAATTTAAGAGGTGAAGAGGTAAAACGCATTGGCAGACCAACAAACCCTATTTTTGGAGAAACTGCAAATTACAAACCAAAAAAACTTGTCGTAAATAAAAGAGGAAATTTGTACATAGTTAGTGAAGGAACATTTGAGGGTATCATACAACTTGATAAAGATGGAGAGTTCCTTGGATACTTCGGAAGCAATTTAGTTGGTGTAACGCTTCTTGATAAATTTATAGATTTGTTTTACACAAGAGAACAGAAAGAAAAATTTCTTCATAGGATTCCTAAACCTTACACAAATATAACTATTGACGATAAGGGATTAATATACACGGTAACTCAAAAGGAGTATGGAAACGCTATTAAAAAGCATAATACTATAGGATTGAACATATTATCCGCATCAAAAGAAAGAAGAATGGTTGACGAAGATAATTTTGTAGATATAGCTGTTGACAAAGATGGAAGAATTTACGCGCTTACCGAAACGGGTCTAATATACGAATATGATTCTGAAGGAAATTTGATTTTTTCATTTGGTGGTCGAGCAATATCAACGGAGAGGTCTGGATTATTTTCCGTTGCCTCTGCTATTGAAATCGACGAAATGGGCAAGTTGTACGTTTTAGATAAAGAGAGAGGTTTAGTACATGTTATTGTCCCTACGGAATACGCCAACATACTCCATCAAGCATTAAATCTTTACGAACAGGGAAAATACATAGAGAGTAAGAGATTGTGGGAAAAAGTGATGACTTACGACGGTTATTCCAAAATAGCACACTATGGACTTGGCAAAGCATATTTCCAATCAGCTCGGTACGATAAAGCTGCACTGCATTTCAAGGAAGCTTTCGCGAGAAGAGATTACTCAGATGCTTTTTGGGAAATGAGAAATAATTTTTTGCAGAAGAATATGGGAATTATTTTGTCTTTACTTGTAATCATCATATTAATTTTTACAATTATTGATTTATTATCAAGGTATGGGAAGATTAAAATAAAGTTCCATGTAAAAAATAAGTTGCTATCGGACGTACTTTATATAAAAAATATTCTTAGGCATCCTTTGGATACTTTCTATTATTTGCAAAAGAAAAAGCATGGCTCTGTTCTTTCCGCTTCAATTATTTACTTAATGTTCCTCTTAGTTATCTTAGTAGATTATTTTGGCCGAAGTTTTATATTTAATCTCAATACAAGCGATAGAAACGTTGGATTTGTTTTACTAACATCATCGTCTATTTTATTTTTGTGGATTATATCCAACTGGCTTGTCAGCTCTATAAACGACGGCAAAGGAACGTTGAGAGATATATACGTTTTTACTGCATATTCTTTTGCACCGTATATATTATTCCAACCATTAGTAATATTGAGTACATATGTGCTTACATATAACGAAAAGTTTTTAATCGATTTTGCATCGATGTTTTTAATCTCATGGAGTGCTGTGATGTTATTTACCGGAGTAAAAGAAACACACGACTATGATATTAAGAACACGGTGAAAAGTATTTTATTTACATTAGGTTGGGTTTTCGTGATAATACTCGTTTATTCTATCGTTTACATGCTTTGGGATCAACTAGTAGAAACCGCATTTAGCATTGTCCAGGAGGTGTTGTACCGTGTTAGGAATATCCGATAA
- a CDS encoding carbohydrate ABC transporter permease: MAKFTTKTNPKYFHKSQLKFYFILTPIAVFMMLPIIFIFSQAFKPLDELFLYPPRFFVRKPTLANFYDLFSLTRGSTIPISRYLMNSILTAFFTVLFTIIISVFAGYALSKKQFKAKSLIFTINNLALMFVPIAVIIPRYYMVQSLGLIDTFIINILSLLAMPIGVFLIKQFMDQIPDALIDAALVDGANDFQIIFNIIIPLLKPAISTVGILAFQVAWNSAEASTYYINNENLRTFAFYVSNLTQTTGNTIAGQGIAAAAGLIMFVPNLLLFIIMQSRVMNTMAYSGLK; encoded by the coding sequence ATGGCAAAATTTACAACCAAAACAAATCCAAAATACTTCCATAAAAGTCAGTTAAAATTCTACTTTATATTAACCCCTATTGCGGTATTTATGATGCTTCCAATTATATTCATTTTTTCTCAAGCATTTAAACCATTAGACGAATTGTTCCTTTATCCACCAAGATTTTTTGTGAGAAAACCAACTTTAGCTAATTTTTATGACCTCTTTTCGCTTACAAGAGGCTCAACTATACCTATTAGCAGATACTTGATGAACAGTATTTTAACAGCGTTTTTCACGGTGTTGTTTACAATAATAATATCTGTTTTCGCTGGTTACGCATTATCTAAAAAGCAATTTAAAGCAAAAAGTTTAATATTCACAATCAATAATTTAGCGCTCATGTTCGTACCTATAGCTGTTATAATCCCGAGGTATTATATGGTTCAATCGCTTGGGTTGATTGACACGTTTATAATCAATATTTTATCCTTACTTGCGATGCCAATAGGTGTCTTCCTTATCAAACAATTCATGGACCAAATACCAGATGCACTTATAGATGCCGCACTTGTTGACGGGGCAAACGATTTTCAAATAATATTTAATATCATTATTCCTCTTTTAAAACCTGCTATATCAACTGTTGGAATATTAGCATTCCAAGTCGCTTGGAATAGTGCAGAAGCTTCAACTTACTATATAAATAACGAAAATTTAAGAACATTCGCCTTCTATGTGTCAAATCTCACACAAACAACAGGTAATACAATAGCTGGTCAAGGTATAGCGGCTGCTGCAGGGCTGATAATGTTTGTGCCAAATTTGCTTTTATTCATAATTATGCAATCAAGGGTTATGAACACAATGGCTTACAGTGGACTAAAGTAA
- a CDS encoding carbohydrate ABC transporter permease — protein sequence MKNNTKRRSNHWLLLSPYLTLFTIFIVLPVIIAIFLSFTYFNAIEKPRWIGIQNYITLITRDDIFMQKVLPNTIKYALIVGVGGYILSFILAWLVAQLTKVPRTIFALILYSPSLTAGVTMAVVWRVLFNGDQQGYLNALLLNLGIIDKPIQWLQSPQHLMDIMILVSLWSSMGVGFLAMLAGILNIDEQLYEAAYIDGIKNRLQEIIYVTIPAMKPQMLFGAVMSIVNTFTSAGIGVALSGSNPTPQYAGQLIVNHIEDYGFLRYEMGYAAALSVVLLLIIWFFSRIAWRLFGER from the coding sequence ATGAAAAATAATACAAAAAGACGCTCAAATCACTGGTTATTACTATCACCATATCTAACTCTCTTCACGATATTTATTGTTTTACCAGTTATTATTGCAATTTTCTTGTCTTTTACATATTTCAATGCGATAGAAAAACCGCGATGGATCGGGATACAAAATTACATTACACTAATAACACGCGATGATATCTTCATGCAAAAGGTTTTGCCAAACACTATTAAATACGCCCTTATCGTTGGAGTAGGCGGGTATATACTTTCTTTCATACTTGCTTGGTTAGTTGCTCAGTTGACAAAAGTGCCAAGGACTATATTCGCTTTGATTTTGTACTCTCCATCACTTACAGCTGGCGTAACAATGGCAGTTGTCTGGCGAGTTTTATTCAATGGTGACCAGCAAGGATATCTTAATGCTTTATTGTTGAACCTTGGAATAATAGATAAGCCTATTCAATGGCTACAATCACCTCAACATCTTATGGATATAATGATCTTGGTATCTTTGTGGAGTAGTATGGGGGTTGGATTTCTTGCAATGCTTGCAGGTATATTGAATATCGATGAACAACTCTATGAAGCTGCGTACATAGATGGAATAAAAAATAGATTACAAGAGATAATTTATGTAACTATACCTGCTATGAAACCACAGATGTTGTTCGGTGCGGTTATGTCCATAGTAAATACATTCACTTCTGCGGGCATAGGTGTCGCACTCTCGGGTTCGAACCCAACACCACAGTACGCTGGACAACTTATCGTGAATCACATTGAAGATTATGGATTCTTACGGTACGAAATGGGATACGCTGCGGCATTGTCAGTTGTATTACTACTGATAATCTGGTTTTTCTCACGTATAGCCTGGCGCTTGTTTGGCGAAAGATAA